The following nucleotide sequence is from Aneurinibacillus soli.
GTATGAAGGAAAATACGGATGAGGAAGAGTATCTAAATAATATATCTCAGCATTTTTCATAAAAAGAGGAAATGTGAAATCATCGTTTACTAGCTCACCGCTGTTAATGACAGATTATATTGTCCATAACTTGACGATGTTTGTTGCCCAAATTTTGATAAAAATCGTGTTCAAGTATTATTTGAAAGAAGGGAGAATCATGACAATTCTCCCTCAACCACCCGTTTGACCATATGGTCATCTATGATACGGTGCCCGTTCTAGGCTCCATAAATTACAGATAATGAATACATAAGTTAATTCACTTTGTTCTATGGCGTATATACCATAGACACTCTTATCAATGTGCAAGCAAAGAGCCCGGTCAGCACCGAGCTTCTTCCTACTATTTATGAGGTGTCCAGATAAATTCTTTTTCGGGTTTATTCTTAGAGATGACAATCAGATTCCCTATCGTCTGGAACGTCAGTGTGCCATATCCGAGTTGTTCACGAATTTCTTCCAGGATCGGAACTCGATCTTGTTCATATCAAGGGTTTCGCTCTCTTTATCGTTGTACAAACTAAATAAAGTTCTGACAAAAAACAGCTCTCCAACCCGCATTCCACCGTCGCCCGATTAAATAAAGTCTTGCTACAAATCCGGCTTTTTTCGATTTTCCCCTCTCATTTTTTCTGTCAGAACTTTATTTTTTTCGTAATAATGTTTTGATAAAAAACAGGGGAAAAGGCTTGATATGACTCGCTTTCGCCCTTTCCCCTCTTTCCTTTATCCTTGCCAAAAGCAGAACTTTATTTCGATTTTGGCAGATGTTTATTTAAAATAGCAGAACTTTATTTATTGGTTACATAGTAGGAATAAGTGAAAAGGGATTTAAGGGGACTATATCCTGTAATCTCTATTTGTTCAAAGACTGATTCACTGCTTCAATCGCGTGCAATGCTGTTGTATCAAATACAGGAACATCCGAATCTTCTTGCTTTACGAGTAATCCGATTTCAGTGCAGCCCAAAATAATTCCCTCAGCTCCGTTTTCCATTAAACGTTTCATGACCTGTTTATAATACTCTCTGGATTCCTGCAATACCTTACCTACGCATAACTCCTCATAAATAACCTTATTTACACTCTCTCTGTCCCTGTTATCCGGCACTATAACTCGTATTCCGTTCAACTCCAAGCGCGACCTATAAAACTCCTGTTCCATCGTATATTTTGTACCCAGCAAACCTACCGAACTGATTCCTCTCTGCTTAATTGCCGCAGCAGTTGCGTCTGCAATATGTAAAATCGGAATGCTGATTTTTTGCTGTATGATATCTACTACCTTGTGCATCGTATTGGTACAAATAACAATAAAGTCTGCTCCCCCTTTTTCTAGAGAATGAGCAGCATCGCCCAACACTTCTCCAGCCTTATTCCAATCTCCTATCGACTGATATCGCTCAATTTCTGCAAAGTCTACGCTATATAATAAGCACTTTGCGGAGTGTAATCCTCCCAATCTACTTTTTACTTCTTCATTCATAATTCGATAATATTCAACCGATGATTCCCAACTCATGCCTCCTATAAGACCAATCGTTCTCATGCTTACTCCTCCATCCAATAAAATCTTTATATAATTAATGAGAACCTATCCAATACCAGTGTTTTTCTATTTCCTGAATTTCCGCAAATCCTCCCCCAAAAGCGTCTGTTGGAAACTGCTCAGACGGCACATACATAAACCCGGAAAAATTATCGAGCATACCCCGAAAGGTAAAAAAGAAAAGAGCGTATTTGTCACCTTGCTTTTTCACCATAATGTCTCCGCCACCCTTGGAAAGACGCTCATATTTAGGAGGCAAATGGATAAGTGAAGATGTTTCTGACACCGTAGGACGTAGTTCCTGTGACTCAACCATCCGAATCACCTCTTGCCGGGCGGACTTATAAAGGTAAAAATCTAAACTAATCATAATCGAAGTAAATGGCACGAACAAATATAGGGATAGTGCTACCCCTTGAACAAGCAATGGTTTCCACACTTTTTCTTTCACCGCTATAGATATAGAAGCAATCGCCACAACCAAAAAGAAAATGACCGCACATAACCAAATCACTGGCATGAAAAAAGGCGTAAAAAAATCCACCAGTTCCCATTGCAGAATGGCAAGTAAGAGTAAAGATATGCTGCTTATGAAAGCCAATCCTAAAAATTGTTTCTCCATACGTTATGTATTTCTCCATTCCTTCGGTACTTTGCAAAGAATATACTTACCTGTCCACATTTCTGTTGTAACAATGATAGTCCGGTCTTTCTTCATAAAAAATAATCCGTTTCCATCTCGCTT
It contains:
- a CDS encoding aspartate/glutamate racemase family protein, producing the protein MRTIGLIGGMSWESSVEYYRIMNEEVKSRLGGLHSAKCLLYSVDFAEIERYQSIGDWNKAGEVLGDAAHSLEKGGADFIVICTNTMHKVVDIIQQKISIPILHIADATAAAIKQRGISSVGLLGTKYTMEQEFYRSRLELNGIRVIVPDNRDRESVNKVIYEELCVGKVLQESREYYKQVMKRLMENGAEGIILGCTEIGLLVKQEDSDVPVFDTTALHAIEAVNQSLNK